From Brevibacillus marinus, a single genomic window includes:
- a CDS encoding redox-sensing transcriptional repressor Rex gives MKTPKISEAVVRRLPIYLRYLTYLKQMQVKTVSSQQMGKVLDVNPAQIRKDLSAFGDFGKKGIGYDVEYLVDKIRQILKLDQEIHVALVGAGHLGHAISNYNAYLRDNLRIVAIFDNDPAKLGKKIAGLTIQPLEELKETVERLQIRLAIITVPAVAAQGVADQLIAAGIEGILNFAPVTIRTDADVRIHHADVTSSLQSLAYYLPEKHSS, from the coding sequence TTGAAAACACCGAAAATATCGGAGGCAGTGGTGCGGCGGCTGCCGATCTACCTCCGATATCTGACCTACCTGAAGCAGATGCAGGTAAAAACGGTTTCGTCACAGCAGATGGGCAAGGTGTTGGATGTCAATCCGGCGCAAATTCGCAAAGATTTATCCGCTTTTGGCGACTTCGGCAAAAAAGGGATCGGCTACGATGTGGAGTATCTGGTTGACAAGATCCGGCAAATTTTGAAGCTGGATCAGGAAATTCACGTGGCGCTGGTGGGCGCGGGCCACCTCGGCCACGCGATCAGCAACTACAATGCGTATTTGCGCGACAACTTGCGAATCGTGGCGATCTTTGACAACGATCCGGCCAAGTTGGGAAAAAAAATTGCCGGCTTGACGATTCAACCGCTGGAGGAATTGAAAGAGACGGTCGAGCGCCTGCAGATTCGCTTGGCGATTATCACGGTTCCCGCTGTCGCCGCGCAGGGAGTGGCCGATCAACTGATTGCTGCGGGGATCGAGGGAATTCTCAACTTTGCCCCGGTTACCATCAGGACGGACGCCGACGTCCGGATTCACCACGCGGACGTGACGTCCAGCCTGCAAAGCCTGGCTTACTACTTGCCAGAAAAACATTCCAGTTGA
- the panB gene encoding 3-methyl-2-oxobutanoate hydroxymethyltransferase, whose protein sequence is MTQKPVTTADLRRLKELRQPIAMITAYDYPSARLAEEAGVDVILVGDSLGMVVLGYDSTIPVTMEDMLHHTKAVTRAAKRALVVADLPFLSYHGSLEESVKNAGRLLQEGLAKAVKLEGGAEVVPVVRRCVQAGIPVMGHIGLTPQSVHQLGGYKVQGKDVETAARLLREARELEEAGVFALVLECVPAEVAAKISESVAVPVIGIGAGAGCDGQVLVFHDILSYASEIKPKFVKQYADVGTVIRQAVAAYVAEVRARTFPAAEHAFAASEETIEYLYGKGVTP, encoded by the coding sequence ATGACGCAAAAACCAGTGACAACTGCCGATTTGCGCAGGCTAAAAGAACTGCGGCAGCCGATTGCGATGATCACCGCCTACGATTATCCGTCTGCCCGGCTGGCGGAGGAGGCGGGGGTGGACGTCATTTTGGTCGGCGACTCGCTCGGCATGGTCGTGCTCGGCTATGACTCGACGATTCCGGTCACGATGGAAGACATGCTGCATCACACCAAGGCGGTCACGCGCGCGGCAAAGCGGGCCTTGGTGGTCGCTGACCTGCCGTTTCTCAGCTATCACGGTTCGCTGGAAGAGAGCGTGAAGAACGCGGGCCGGCTCCTGCAGGAAGGTCTGGCCAAAGCGGTCAAGCTGGAAGGCGGCGCGGAGGTTGTGCCTGTCGTCAGACGATGCGTCCAGGCTGGCATTCCGGTGATGGGCCACATCGGCTTGACGCCCCAGTCCGTCCACCAGTTGGGTGGCTACAAAGTGCAGGGCAAAGATGTGGAGACGGCGGCCCGCCTGCTGCGGGAAGCGCGGGAACTGGAGGAGGCGGGGGTATTTGCGCTCGTGCTGGAATGCGTTCCCGCAGAAGTGGCGGCGAAAATCAGCGAAAGCGTCGCGGTGCCGGTGATCGGGATCGGGGCCGGTGCCGGCTGTGACGGCCAGGTCCTCGTTTTTCACGACATCCTCTCCTACGCCTCCGAGATCAAGCCGAAGTTCGTGAAACAATACGCCGACGTGGGCACGGTGATTCGCCAGGCGGTAGCGGCTTACGTCGCGGAGGTGCGAGCGCGGACCTTCCCCGCTGCGGAGCATGCGTTTGCGGCGTCGGAAGAAACGATTGAATACCTCTATGGTAAAGGAGTTACGCCATGA
- the dinG gene encoding ATP-dependent DNA helicase DinG, which produces MNRFIVIDLETTGNQPEHGDSIIQIGAVTIDDGKITDRYSTLVNPLRPIPPGITALTGITDEMVADAPVLEEVLPRLLRMLDQRTFVAHHASFDLSFLQEALRSQGYYTFAGYVLDTVELARVLFPTLGSYRLVELADEFAIPHEHPHRADSDALATAQLFLRMLQFLHQLPLVTIQRLQRLMSTFRSDVGELLHAIEREKRGEAAEQEAHPAAAAQADSWDIYRQFALRPRPAKERQEQRGEWSSFEWDLFLEQLLGEAGWLAQANPGYERRETQEAMMRAIFAAMQDGQHLLVEAGTGTGKTIGYLVPAIFWAKQQQEQVVISTHTIHLQDQLFHQELPVLQAALPFSFSASLLKGRGNYLCLRKLEQQLNDGSQDTHELQLTKAQLVSWLAQTETGDVEELNLSPVGQLFWQQVKSDVHSCMHRHCPWFSRCYYFRAREAAKEADLVIVNHALLLNDLEADKRILPPYQVAIVDEAHQLEEVASQQLGAQYSTARLSQLVDRLATGDEHDLLNRLCAAAAEWLPELAAALAAGLRRLEECALHSRDCMQRWASQLHSWAVGQGGEQTDAGRVAVRYQPDALAGKGERLRRETRQLVEALVAHGQELERWLALLNEQGETPPYGLRSLLTDAAGLVDDLAAAADTLFFLLVQGSADYVYWLELETRSPRKHVYLYAAPLDVAGVLADKLFAEKRSVTLASATLTVKNSFHYFLERHGLDQTERYRTLTLPSPFAYAEQGVILLPADFPALGKDSEETFRDAVIQGCADVIRAAAGRTLILFTSYAMLRSVYDGLKEVLDGEGYALLGHGIDSQNRSKLVRKFRRQPKAVLLGASSFWEGVDIPGEALSCVVIVRLPFQPPNQPLLQGRSDKLKAARKNPFLSLSLPHAVIRFKQGLGRLIRHHTDKGVIVVFDSRIVESRYGQAFLASLPPYRIETGPWSELRQRISSFLAGMQPDQDS; this is translated from the coding sequence TTGAATCGGTTTATTGTCATAGATTTGGAGACGACAGGCAATCAGCCTGAACATGGGGACAGCATCATCCAGATCGGGGCGGTCACGATCGATGACGGGAAGATTACGGACCGCTATTCCACGCTTGTCAATCCGTTGCGCCCGATCCCGCCCGGCATTACGGCGCTGACGGGCATCACCGACGAGATGGTGGCGGATGCGCCGGTGCTGGAGGAGGTGCTGCCGCGGCTGTTGCGGATGCTCGATCAGCGGACGTTCGTCGCCCATCATGCCTCATTCGATCTGTCGTTTTTGCAAGAAGCCCTGCGTAGCCAGGGCTATTATACGTTTGCCGGTTATGTGCTGGATACCGTCGAACTGGCCCGCGTCCTGTTTCCCACCCTGGGCAGTTACCGACTGGTGGAGCTGGCCGACGAGTTTGCCATCCCCCATGAGCACCCCCATCGAGCGGACAGCGACGCGCTGGCGACCGCTCAGCTCTTTTTGCGGATGCTCCAGTTTTTGCACCAGCTGCCGCTGGTGACGATTCAACGGCTGCAGCGTTTGATGTCGACGTTTCGCTCCGATGTGGGAGAACTGCTGCATGCCATTGAGCGGGAAAAACGGGGAGAGGCTGCCGAGCAGGAGGCGCACCCCGCTGCCGCCGCGCAGGCCGATTCCTGGGATATTTACCGGCAGTTTGCGCTGCGCCCGCGCCCGGCCAAAGAACGGCAGGAGCAGCGCGGGGAATGGTCATCGTTTGAGTGGGATCTCTTTCTCGAGCAATTGCTGGGCGAAGCGGGGTGGCTCGCCCAAGCGAATCCCGGATATGAGCGGCGGGAAACCCAGGAAGCGATGATGCGCGCGATCTTTGCGGCGATGCAGGACGGGCAGCATCTGCTCGTCGAAGCGGGTACCGGTACTGGCAAGACGATCGGCTACCTCGTCCCGGCCATTTTTTGGGCGAAGCAGCAGCAAGAACAGGTGGTGATCAGCACGCATACGATCCATTTACAAGATCAGCTGTTCCACCAGGAGCTGCCCGTGCTGCAAGCGGCGCTCCCCTTTTCGTTTTCCGCATCGCTGTTGAAGGGGCGCGGCAATTACCTATGCCTGCGCAAGCTGGAACAGCAGCTGAACGACGGCTCGCAGGACACGCACGAACTGCAGCTGACCAAGGCGCAGCTGGTCAGTTGGCTTGCCCAGACCGAGACGGGCGACGTGGAAGAATTAAACCTCTCTCCTGTCGGCCAGCTTTTCTGGCAGCAGGTGAAAAGCGACGTCCACTCCTGCATGCACCGGCATTGTCCCTGGTTCAGCCGCTGCTACTACTTCCGCGCCCGCGAAGCGGCGAAAGAAGCGGATTTGGTGATCGTCAACCACGCCCTGCTGCTCAACGACCTGGAAGCAGACAAGCGGATTCTGCCCCCTTACCAGGTGGCGATTGTGGATGAAGCGCATCAACTGGAGGAGGTGGCCAGCCAACAGCTGGGCGCGCAGTACTCCACCGCCCGCCTGAGCCAGCTGGTGGACCGCTTGGCGACGGGCGACGAACACGACCTGCTGAACCGTCTCTGTGCAGCGGCGGCCGAGTGGCTGCCGGAGCTGGCCGCCGCGCTGGCTGCCGGTCTGCGCCGGCTGGAGGAGTGCGCGCTGCACAGCCGCGACTGCATGCAGCGCTGGGCGAGCCAATTGCACAGCTGGGCGGTTGGCCAAGGCGGCGAGCAGACCGATGCGGGCCGGGTCGCTGTGCGCTATCAGCCGGATGCTTTGGCCGGCAAGGGTGAGCGGTTGCGCCGCGAGACGCGCCAGCTGGTGGAAGCGCTTGTCGCGCACGGGCAGGAATTGGAGCGATGGCTTGCGCTGCTGAACGAGCAGGGCGAGACGCCCCCTTACGGCCTGCGCAGCTTGCTGACCGATGCGGCAGGCCTGGTCGACGATCTGGCGGCTGCCGCGGATACGCTGTTCTTTTTGCTTGTGCAAGGATCGGCGGACTACGTGTACTGGCTGGAGCTGGAGACGCGTTCGCCGCGCAAGCACGTCTACCTGTACGCGGCGCCGCTGGACGTGGCAGGCGTGCTGGCCGACAAGCTGTTTGCCGAGAAGCGCAGCGTGACGCTTGCCTCGGCAACCTTGACGGTCAAAAACAGCTTCCACTACTTTCTCGAACGGCACGGGCTGGACCAGACAGAGCGCTACCGCACGCTCACCTTGCCGTCCCCGTTTGCCTACGCTGAACAGGGGGTCATCCTCTTGCCGGCTGACTTTCCCGCGCTGGGAAAAGACTCGGAAGAAACCTTTCGCGACGCCGTGATCCAGGGCTGTGCCGACGTGATCCGCGCCGCCGCGGGCCGGACGCTGATCCTCTTTACCTCCTACGCGATGCTGCGCAGCGTGTACGACGGTTTGAAAGAAGTGCTGGACGGGGAAGGCTACGCCCTGCTCGGTCACGGCATCGACAGCCAGAACCGCAGCAAGCTGGTCCGCAAGTTCCGGCGCCAGCCGAAAGCCGTGCTGCTTGGCGCCAGCAGTTTTTGGGAGGGCGTCGACATTCCGGGTGAGGCGTTAAGCTGCGTGGTGATCGTGCGCCTGCCGTTTCAGCCGCCGAATCAGCCGCTGTTGCAAGGTCGCTCAGACAAGCTGAAAGCAGCGCGCAAAAATCCCTTTCTCTCGCTGTCGCTGCCGCATGCGGTGATCCGCTTCAAGCAGGGGCTGGGCCGCCTGATTCGCCATCACACGGACAAAGGCGTAATCGTCGTGTTTGATTCGCGAATCGTGGAATCCCGTTACGGACAAGCTTTTCTCGCTTCGCTGCCTCCATACCGGATCGAAACAGGACCCTGGAGCGAGCTGCGGCAGCGGATCTCCTCCTTCCTCGCCGGTATGCAGCCTGACCAAGACTCATAA
- the panD gene encoding aspartate 1-decarboxylase, whose protein sequence is MLRTMMKAKIHRAQVTDANLNYVGSITIDREILDAVDILPNEKVQVVNNNNGARFETYVIEGAPGSGVICLNGAAARLVQPGDTVIIISYAMMSDEAARQHKPRIAIMGEGNKIVQLITEEEHRCVL, encoded by the coding sequence ATGTTGCGTACGATGATGAAAGCGAAGATTCACCGCGCGCAAGTGACGGACGCCAACCTCAACTACGTCGGCAGCATCACCATCGATCGGGAGATCCTGGATGCCGTGGACATTCTGCCGAACGAAAAAGTTCAGGTGGTTAACAACAACAATGGCGCCCGCTTCGAGACCTACGTCATCGAAGGAGCGCCGGGCAGCGGCGTCATTTGCCTGAATGGGGCGGCAGCGCGGCTGGTGCAGCCTGGCGATACGGTAATCATTATTTCTTATGCGATGATGAGCGATGAAGCGGCCCGCCAGCACAAACCGCGCATCGCGATCATGGGCGAGGGAAACAAGATCGTTCAGCTCATCACGGAAGAAGAGCACCGCTGCGTCCTGTAG
- the panC gene encoding pantoate--beta-alanine ligase — MIVLSKIAEVRNALRQVRRADKRIGFVPTMGYLHEGHLQLVKTAREQCDYVVMSIFVNPLQFGPNEDFQRYPRDLERDRRRAEAAGVDLLFAPAVEEMYPDKVLTRVTVAQVSEPLCGRTRPGHFDGVATVVTKLFQIVQPDAAFFGQKDAQQLAVIQQVVKDLSIPVEIVPCPTVREPDGLAMSSRNVYLSPEERTQATVLYRSLQLARRLLAAGERRASAIRAEMVRLIEAEPLARIEYVEVVHFPQLTEATTLAAGDQLLIAVAVRFGQTRLIDNLIIKLD; from the coding sequence ATGATTGTGCTGAGCAAAATAGCCGAAGTGCGCAACGCATTGCGGCAGGTGCGGCGGGCGGACAAGCGCATCGGTTTTGTCCCGACCATGGGCTACTTGCACGAAGGCCACCTGCAGTTGGTCAAAACCGCTCGCGAACAGTGCGATTACGTCGTGATGAGCATCTTCGTCAACCCGCTGCAGTTTGGCCCGAACGAAGATTTCCAGCGCTATCCGCGCGATCTGGAACGGGATCGGCGGCGTGCGGAAGCGGCCGGCGTCGATCTGCTGTTTGCGCCTGCCGTGGAGGAAATGTACCCGGACAAGGTATTGACGCGGGTCACCGTCGCCCAGGTGTCAGAGCCGCTTTGCGGCCGGACCCGTCCCGGACACTTTGACGGGGTTGCCACCGTTGTCACCAAGCTGTTTCAAATTGTGCAGCCGGACGCTGCCTTCTTTGGGCAAAAAGATGCCCAGCAGCTGGCCGTGATTCAGCAGGTGGTGAAGGATTTGTCGATCCCGGTGGAGATTGTGCCCTGTCCCACCGTGCGGGAGCCGGATGGATTGGCGATGAGTTCACGCAATGTCTACTTGTCGCCGGAAGAGCGAACACAAGCAACCGTGCTCTATCGCAGCCTGCAGTTGGCGCGGCGGCTGCTCGCGGCGGGCGAACGGCGGGCGAGCGCGATCCGCGCGGAAATGGTGCGGCTGATAGAGGCGGAACCGCTGGCGCGGATCGAGTACGTCGAAGTGGTGCATTTTCCGCAGCTGACGGAAGCGACGACGCTCGCAGCCGGTGACCAGCTGCTGATCGCCGTCGCGGTTCGCTTCGGCCAAACCAGACTGATCGACAATCTGATCATCAAGCTCGATTGA
- a CDS encoding amidohydrolase, which translates to METIITNATVLTVNEQNEVIPGGAVAFAGERITYVGPTPQDLSRYAQVIDGTGKYVLPGLINTHGHAAMSLLRGYADDLPLQEWLEEKMWPMEGQFTAEHVKWGTYLTLVEMIRTGTTTFVDMYDHMDEVAKAAESAGMRACLARGVIGLCSAEEQQQKLAEATAFAREWHRQAGGRITTMMAPHAPYTCPPDYIAQIVERAAELDLPVHIHLSETVREVEQNVRDYGVRPVEHLERIGLFARPTLVAHAVHLTDEELDVLARYRVKVSHNVISNLKLASGVARVPEMLRRGIRVSLGTDSSASNNNVNLFEELRVAAILHKGVSGDPLAVPAAEALRMATRYGADCVFQADQLGSLEVGKQADLILLDAQQAHFQPASNDPVSHVVYAANGRDVTDTIVAGRFLMRNRELLSIDEERVIFEANRVYAQLNRV; encoded by the coding sequence ATGGAGACGATTATTACGAACGCCACGGTGTTGACCGTCAATGAACAGAACGAGGTAATCCCAGGCGGAGCCGTTGCCTTTGCCGGCGAGCGGATTACCTATGTTGGCCCGACCCCGCAGGATCTGTCCCGCTACGCTCAGGTGATCGACGGCACCGGCAAATACGTCCTGCCGGGTCTGATCAATACGCACGGACATGCCGCGATGTCCCTCTTGCGCGGCTATGCGGACGATTTGCCGCTGCAGGAATGGCTGGAAGAAAAAATGTGGCCGATGGAGGGGCAGTTTACGGCGGAGCACGTCAAGTGGGGGACGTACCTCACCCTGGTGGAGATGATCCGCACGGGGACGACGACCTTCGTCGACATGTACGATCACATGGACGAGGTGGCGAAAGCGGCGGAATCCGCCGGCATGCGGGCGTGCCTGGCGAGAGGCGTGATCGGACTGTGTTCGGCGGAAGAACAGCAGCAGAAATTGGCGGAAGCAACCGCATTCGCCCGCGAGTGGCACAGGCAGGCGGGCGGCCGCATTACGACGATGATGGCGCCGCATGCTCCCTACACCTGCCCGCCCGACTACATCGCGCAAATCGTCGAGCGCGCAGCCGAACTCGACCTGCCGGTACACATCCACCTGTCCGAGACGGTGCGCGAAGTGGAGCAAAACGTGCGCGATTACGGCGTGCGGCCGGTGGAGCATCTGGAGCGGATCGGTTTGTTTGCGCGGCCGACATTGGTCGCCCATGCCGTTCATTTGACGGATGAAGAACTGGATGTTTTGGCACGCTATCGGGTAAAGGTGTCGCACAACGTCATCAGCAACCTGAAATTGGCGAGTGGGGTTGCGCGCGTGCCGGAGATGCTCAGACGAGGCATTCGGGTGTCGCTCGGCACCGACAGCTCGGCAAGCAACAACAACGTCAATCTGTTTGAAGAGCTGCGGGTGGCGGCGATTCTGCACAAAGGGGTCAGCGGTGATCCACTGGCCGTTCCGGCGGCGGAAGCGCTGCGCATGGCTACCCGCTACGGAGCCGATTGCGTCTTTCAAGCGGATCAGCTGGGCTCGCTGGAGGTGGGAAAACAGGCTGATCTGATCCTGCTTGACGCACAGCAAGCCCATTTCCAACCGGCGTCCAACGATCCCGTCTCCCATGTCGTGTACGCGGCCAACGGACGGGATGTGACCGATACGATCGTGGCCGGCCGCTTTTTGATGCGCAACCGCGAATTGTTGTCGATCGACGAGGAACGCGTGATTTTTGAAGCCAACCGCGTGTATGCCCAGCTGAACAGAGTCTGA
- a CDS encoding tetratricopeptide repeat protein — translation MLIDEWFNQLHAELAAIEQNWPKADEDGKRSMAEQLVRLRRLSDQIVDSWLVLEEKLALVLKQVNESEQQAQSQAASDEAEAFEKAAHALLFRKGEGFYHLRLFHDAKHHFAQLLKHSPDWENGRLYYGYSLLFCGEREAALREFRLLSRTASSRKVKAISHNALGCMVAEERHWLEAAQAFQSALETMPDYPEATFNLALCYLQNGDAQEALETIERYLDGTEEDWEAEVLWLRARQLLQTIDPTSRRVPPHRLRLPMRQLDAKTLAEMAKVYEERGQIRRAQLCYRYLAELLPQEGWVWHGLAWNSWLVAGADAAIPLLKKAITLAPDNLDFLFSYGWILLFAGDLTGARRVFAANLRRDSEHTLSRSGMITVCSKQGEWAEAKRLAQELLQAENSYVRALGHYHLGRIAVACEEWQQAEEHFLAASGKTHDLWEVPLFLQLCANKLGRRNGQTSADSLLPH, via the coding sequence ATGCTGATCGACGAGTGGTTCAACCAACTCCATGCGGAGCTGGCGGCGATTGAGCAAAACTGGCCGAAAGCGGATGAGGACGGGAAGCGAAGCATGGCCGAGCAGCTGGTCCGGCTGCGCCGGTTGAGTGACCAGATCGTCGACTCCTGGCTTGTCTTGGAGGAAAAGCTGGCACTTGTGCTCAAGCAGGTGAACGAAAGCGAGCAGCAAGCGCAGAGCCAGGCTGCTTCCGATGAGGCGGAAGCGTTTGAAAAGGCGGCCCATGCGCTGTTGTTCCGCAAAGGAGAAGGCTTTTATCACCTGCGGTTGTTTCACGATGCCAAGCATCATTTTGCGCAACTCTTGAAGCATTCGCCGGACTGGGAAAACGGGCGGCTTTATTATGGATACAGTTTGCTGTTTTGCGGCGAGCGGGAAGCGGCGCTGCGCGAATTCCGCCTGTTGAGCAGGACAGCCAGCTCGCGCAAAGTGAAAGCGATCAGCCACAATGCGCTGGGCTGTATGGTGGCGGAGGAGCGGCACTGGCTGGAGGCGGCCCAGGCGTTCCAGTCTGCCCTGGAGACGATGCCCGATTATCCGGAGGCTACGTTTAATCTCGCTCTTTGTTATTTGCAAAACGGAGATGCGCAGGAGGCTCTGGAGACGATCGAGCGGTACCTGGATGGGACGGAGGAAGATTGGGAGGCAGAGGTGCTCTGGCTGCGCGCCCGTCAGCTGCTGCAGACGATCGATCCCACGAGCAGGCGCGTCCCGCCGCACAGACTCCGCCTGCCGATGCGGCAGCTGGACGCAAAAACGCTGGCGGAGATGGCCAAAGTGTATGAAGAACGAGGGCAAATCAGGCGTGCGCAGCTTTGTTATCGCTACCTGGCGGAGCTTCTGCCGCAGGAAGGCTGGGTCTGGCACGGGCTGGCCTGGAACAGCTGGCTGGTGGCGGGGGCAGATGCGGCCATTCCCCTGCTGAAAAAGGCGATTACGCTTGCGCCCGACAACCTTGATTTTCTGTTCAGCTATGGCTGGATCCTGCTGTTTGCGGGAGATCTGACGGGCGCGCGCCGGGTTTTTGCGGCCAACCTGCGGCGGGACAGCGAGCATACGCTTTCCCGCTCGGGAATGATCACCGTCTGCAGCAAACAGGGGGAGTGGGCGGAGGCAAAACGGTTGGCGCAAGAGCTGCTGCAAGCGGAGAACAGCTACGTGCGCGCGCTTGGCCACTACCACCTGGGCCGGATCGCGGTTGCCTGCGAGGAGTGGCAGCAGGCGGAGGAACACTTTCTCGCAGCAAGCGGGAAAACGCATGACTTGTGGGAGGTTCCGCTGTTTCTCCAGCTTTGCGCCAACAAGTTGGGCCGCCGCAACGGCCAGACCAGCGCTGATTCGCTCTTGCCCCACTAA
- a CDS encoding biotin--[acetyl-CoA-carboxylase] ligase, with amino-acid sequence MNIKLEILKAFRAQPDQFISGERLSELCNCSRTAVWKHIEELRQEGYQFEAVRRSGYRLVSAPDRITAEEITVGLATEVIGQTVRAYDTVESTQILAHQAAAQGAPEGTVVLAEQQTGGKGRLGRSWHSPKHAGVWMSLVLRPDIPLPRAPQITLLTAVAMVKTIKRETGLDADIKWPNDILLNGKKMCGILTELQAESDRINYLIVGIGVNVNTRAEDFPPELRALATSLRLESGRLIRRAAFIQTFCVQFEQLYQEYLQRGFAPIRARWEASAVTLGRQVTVRTSKETLHGRAVGLDADGSLIVEDAAGVRHKVYSADIEQGAIS; translated from the coding sequence ATGAACATTAAGCTGGAAATTCTCAAAGCGTTTCGCGCGCAGCCCGACCAGTTTATTTCGGGAGAGCGCCTCAGCGAGCTGTGCAACTGCTCCCGAACGGCCGTCTGGAAGCACATCGAGGAGCTGCGGCAGGAAGGCTATCAATTTGAAGCCGTGCGCCGTTCCGGCTATCGGCTGGTGTCCGCGCCCGACCGGATCACCGCCGAGGAAATCACGGTCGGACTGGCTACCGAGGTGATCGGGCAAACCGTCCGCGCATACGATACGGTCGAATCCACGCAGATTCTCGCCCATCAAGCGGCGGCGCAAGGGGCTCCGGAAGGAACCGTGGTGCTGGCCGAACAGCAGACGGGCGGCAAAGGGCGGCTGGGCCGTTCCTGGCATTCGCCCAAGCACGCCGGCGTCTGGATGAGCCTTGTGTTGAGGCCGGACATCCCGCTGCCGCGCGCGCCGCAAATCACGCTGCTGACCGCTGTGGCGATGGTGAAAACGATCAAGCGCGAAACCGGGTTGGATGCCGACATCAAATGGCCGAACGACATTTTGCTCAACGGCAAAAAGATGTGCGGAATTCTCACCGAATTACAGGCAGAGTCGGATCGCATCAATTACCTGATCGTGGGAATCGGCGTCAATGTCAACACGCGGGCGGAAGACTTTCCCCCGGAATTGCGGGCGCTTGCCACTTCCTTGCGCTTGGAAAGCGGACGGCTGATCAGACGCGCCGCCTTCATCCAGACGTTTTGCGTCCAGTTTGAACAACTGTATCAGGAGTATCTGCAACGCGGCTTTGCTCCGATTCGTGCGCGCTGGGAAGCCAGCGCCGTCACCCTGGGCCGGCAGGTAACGGTGCGGACGAGCAAGGAAACGCTGCACGGCAGGGCTGTCGGGCTGGATGCCGATGGCAGCCTGATCGTGGAAGATGCGGCGGGTGTCCGCCATAAAGTGTATTCCGCCGACATCGAACAGGGTGCAATCAGCTGA
- a CDS encoding ComEC/Rec2 family competence protein, translating to MRKRSVHVHLLLLAALSLLLAGCALGGDLVPTATDGEPADKEPITSEDERDFQGMITTFFNLSGGESTLVRFPDGKKLLLDTGGVDDVQQLLKLLQERHVTKLDYVLLSNDLPAYAGGYPFLAKNLQIDTVLLPKPIAYTIRRVVPIDEEKQVKLLSAGEELPLAENISLKVLHPAEQLFLSPQDNSLVVQVRQGELRFLYTSGIGVKAEEFMLKQHGEQLRSQVLKVADQGSNQASSPPFVSRVDPQVAVILTGNSRDELTSGQAEIVERLDESWAETYITGQDGTITILSNGHDYKVLKDKKQ from the coding sequence ATGCGAAAGCGTAGCGTTCACGTTCACCTGCTGCTGCTCGCAGCTCTCTCGCTCCTGCTCGCCGGCTGTGCGCTGGGCGGTGATCTGGTCCCGACCGCGACGGATGGGGAGCCGGCGGACAAGGAGCCGATCACCAGCGAGGATGAGCGGGATTTCCAAGGCATGATCACGACCTTTTTCAACCTGTCGGGCGGCGAGAGCACGCTGGTGCGCTTTCCCGACGGCAAAAAGTTGCTGCTCGATACAGGCGGCGTCGATGACGTGCAGCAGCTGCTGAAGCTGCTGCAGGAACGCCATGTGACCAAACTGGATTACGTGCTGCTCAGCAACGACCTGCCCGCCTATGCCGGCGGCTACCCGTTTTTGGCGAAAAACCTGCAGATCGATACCGTGCTGCTGCCGAAGCCCATCGCCTATACGATTCGGCGGGTCGTCCCGATCGATGAGGAGAAGCAGGTCAAACTCTTGTCCGCGGGCGAGGAGCTGCCGCTTGCCGAGAACATCTCGCTGAAGGTGCTGCATCCCGCGGAGCAGCTCTTTCTCTCTCCGCAGGATAATTCCTTGGTCGTGCAGGTGCGGCAGGGCGAACTGCGGTTTCTCTACACGAGCGGCATCGGCGTGAAGGCGGAAGAGTTCATGCTGAAGCAGCATGGCGAGCAGCTGCGCTCACAGGTGTTGAAAGTGGCCGATCAGGGGAGCAACCAGGCTTCTTCCCCGCCGTTTGTAAGCAGGGTGGACCCGCAGGTTGCGGTGATCCTGACGGGCAACTCGCGCGACGAGCTGACCAGCGGACAGGCGGAAATCGTGGAGCGGTTGGATGAATCCTGGGCCGAGACCTACATTACCGGACAGGACGGAACGATTACGATCCTTTCCAATGGGCACGATTACAAGGTGTTGAAGGATAAAAAACAGTAG